The Tolypothrix sp. NIES-4075 DNA window TCCAGCAGCAATAAGTCAGGTTTTTGCAGCAGGATTTTACCCAAACTCATCCGCATTTGCCAACCGCCACTAAAAGCACTTACCAGGCGATCGCTATCACCGCCATCAAAACCCATTTCTGGCAGAATTTTGTCAATTTTTGCCTCTAATCCATAGCCATCAAGCGCTTCAAACTGCCTTTGGAGACGATCCATTTTATCGATCAGTTTGTTTAACTGGTCTGGAGTTGCCGTTTCCATTTCCCGATGCACCTGTGATAAAGCTTCATTAACTTTGTTTGCTTCGACAAAGGCACGCCAAAATTCTTCTTTAACAGTACGGCTGGGATCTACTTCAAATTCTTGGTTGAGGTAAGCTATGTGTAAGCTAGAAGGACGAATAATTTCGCCAGCGGTGGGTTCGATTTCGCCGGCGATGATTTTCAATTGGGTAGATTTTCCGGCACCGTTGACACCCACCAAGCCGATGCGATCGCCAACTTTGACTTCCCAGTTGACATCCTTTAGAATTTCGCCTGTAGGGTAAATTTTACTGATATGTTCAAGTCGCAGCATGAGAGTGTCTCTAGGGTAGGGAATGGGTAACAGAGGCGCAGAAGCTCACGCCGTGTCCAAATATTAACAAAATTTAACTACATATTTCGTATTGATTCTTGGCATAAAGAGAAGATTTTCAAAGGCTATTGCGCTGCTTGCGTTACTTCTTCAACACTCAAGCCTAATTCTTGTGCGACTTGTTCCACACTTAAGCCTAGTTTTAACATCAAAGGCGCTATTCTTAACTTTTCTAAACGCGCACCTTGTTCTATACCTTCAAGCTTGCCTTCTGTGAAGGCTTCCTGATAAAATCTGGTTTGCTTTAACTCACTTAACCCAAACATAGCCTCTACTTCCTCCCTACTCATCCAATGCGTCTCGTTCGCTGACTTGCGAAGAACTCGCGGTAATGTTTTATATCTCCTGTGTCTGTGCTTTGGGTTGGGTATACAACCACAGCACGCCAAACGTTTTCTGGCTTGTTTTGACGAAGATATAAACATATTTCTGCAAACAGTCAAGAGTAAATTTCTGAGTCTGGCTGAAATTGAACTTCAACAAAGTAAATTAGGTTTTCCTCTGTTTGGGTGGGGAGAAAAACTCCATCAATTTTAAATGCTGTTTGTTTAACTTAAACTGACGAAAATTGATACAAGTTGGCTTATTCTGGAGGTTCCCCGATGAGTTCAAAGAAGATGCTGGGAAATTCTTGAAATAGGCGATAAAAGATACTGTCTGTTCTCACAACTTAGTAGATAAAACACCCATGACAAGATTATCATGTATCGCTTGATTGAATGCGATCGCCTTCTTTATATAGCAGTCCGATCAATCAAGCGCGTGTTCAGAGAATATCCCCGACTTATTAAATAAGTCGGGGATATTCAGATCGATATTTTCACAAATCAAATAGCATTGCTATAAGAAACAAGTGATTTTTAATAGTTGAAAACAATTTGTTCATCACCCGCCAAGGGTTATAAACTTCTGGCTAATAGCGAAACTCCTATAAATAAATTATCAAAATACTTATCTTTCTTTCAGTCCATTTTAATGGACTTGAGCTATTAGCCCAGTGTTGCAAGTAAATGCGATCGTCCGTATATTACCGAGGCGTTTCGCTTTTATTTACGCCTTTTTTGCTCATTTTGACCCTGGCAACCGCACTTTGTGCGGTTGGGTAGTAGGGCACTTGAGCGATCGCCTGGTCACGAGGATGCCAATTAAGCAATAAAACACCCTCCAGAGAAAAATAGGAGGGGTTGATGCTAAACTAATTAATTGCTATTCACACCCAACTTGCAGGTCAACCATTTAGCCCTGAGTAGGCTTTTTTCCAATTCCTTTAAAAATGGGCGAACCCGCAGATGTAAAGCTTAGTTATTGTGTTATTATTCAAACATCTCACTTCATAATTGACTGAAGTGTTAATATGGGTCTGTTGATGTTTTCGTCGCTTTCACAGCGAGTATCCCCCACCTTTTGGGTGTACCGTTATGGTGGGGGACTTACGCCGAAACTATTAAATTCATGACCAAATGTCTTTCTACTTAACTCTCTATTAGGTATCCAGCCCTGGAAATCTGAGAAACCTAAGAGTATTTGTAGAACTGCCGCTCGGTCAACAAATTTAATAAAAAGTTGCAACCCTTTCGGGCTAACATTTTCAGATCGTAGGATGGATTAAGGTTGGACTAGTCCAACCTTAACCTTCTATATAATATCCTACGCCCTTACCATAATATCCCCGTTCCCCATTTGAACCAACGTATTGTACGGTTCCCCCACCGACAAATACCTTAGTGCCATCTGAACCCTGATAGGAAATAGCTCCTCCAGAGATTTGGCTTAATTGTTCATCCGTAAGTTCGGTAAAAAGTTCATCAACAATCTCAGCTGGTTGCACATCAGTGATTTTGATGTTAGACATAAATACTCCTTTGTTTGTGTTTGTGTTAAGAAGCACCCTGTAGACTGTATAGAGTAGAACACTGAACTGTATTGAACATAGCATATGTAATAGGTAAAAATATAGACTAATTTTTTGTTATTTCGGGGAATTTTTTGGTTTTTAACTTAATTAGTCTTGTCATCTATCGCAAGTTTGACTTTGCCATTATCTTAAGTAATAACCTTAGTTACGGGTTATGCGACAGAGGAGTGCGAAGCACCCAAAGAGCTATGCGATCGCTGACTACAAATTTATGTCCAATCGCTTTTAACAAGTCATCGCTTAAGCGCATAGATGGCAATTATCTCTTAAACGCATAAACCCCTCCTATTTTCCTTTGGAGGGGATTTTATTGCTTAAGTGACATACGAGTCACTACGCGATCGCATCCACTTGCAACTTGGTTTATTAGCCAAAGAATTTATTCTTTGGCGATAGGGTTTTATTTTAGTTAAAATCGGTTCCCAACAACCAACAATAGTTTCACCCCGCTTTTCTTTCTCAGCGAGTTCTAAATTCAATTCCAGCAGCTTCTCTAAAATATCGTCGTTAGGATTAAAATCGTAAGCTTGCATCACCAGTTTATCAAGCTGTTCATGCAATTTATAAAGTTGGCTCATTGGCTCATTAAAAAACTTATTATACAGCATCGTAATTCCCCACTGTTTAGCTTCCATTTGTTGACTGCGATATTGATGAAGTTCTTCAGCTTTAGCGCGAATTTGATTAACTAATTTAGCATCAGTTGTTTGGGTAAAAGGAAAGGTTTCAAAGCAAGTATTATGCGTGTAAGCAATATCTCCTTTTAAAGTTGATTTTTGAGCGTGCATCCAAATACGATGGAATTGAGATGAGAGAACACCAAAAATATAAAAATCATCAGATGCAATAACTACAGATTTATCACCTGGTAGCCAGTTTAAAGGAGCAGGAATAAATATAGCCCATTTGGAAACTCTAGGAACTGTGAAGTAATAAGATAGAGGTGCTATTTCGTTTCTCATTTCTAGACGAGTACGAAGAAACTTCCACCAATAAGTTCTAGCTTTTGCATCTCGATTTTTATCTCTTTCTGGCTTAACTTTTGCTTTTATATATTCAAAAGGTAATTGATAATCACTTGCTTCTTCAATGCTCATATCATTCAAATCAATTATCCAGCGTTCCGGCTGACCATGAGGATTTTTCGCCAAATTTGCACCCATTGAAAAAAGCTTTAGAACATCTTGGTTTTTGGAATCAGCTTTAATCCATTCGTTCACTTGCTGTTCAGTCACAAGAAATCCTTCACCTACAGGAATCACACCCTGAAAGCATTTATTTAGGTTTGCTTTTAATCTCACAGCCTGCGAAACATCAATTGATGATTTAAGTGAAGAACTTATTCTTGAAACTACTTCATTATCTAAATAATATTTGTTAGGTAGTTCCTTACTCCAATTAACAATACTAACATGAACGTTAGCTTCACCCGACCAAGGTTGTGTAGAAACAGCTTCATGAATATAACCATCATTTTGAGTTATATAATCTAAAGCACCAATTCTACTTTTCCCTTGACTAACTGAATTACTCCCAACTAATCCGGCTCTACCTTTTTCGTCAATATGATTATGAGCTAACCGAAACCAATAAGCGCAAAAATCTACAGAATCTTTGACATCTGGAAAGTGTTCAAAAACCTTATCTATATATTCATCACCCAAAGCTATTTTCATATGCTTTCCACCCAAAAAATGAGGATTGCCGATAATTACATCAGCCTTTTGCCATTCACTAAAAAGCGCATCTTGACAAAGAATATTATTATCCAAACTATCCAAAGGCAAAGCCGGTTCAGTTAACTTCAAATTATCAATTGCAATCTTCCGCGCAATCATCAAAGTCACCCGCGCTAACTCCACCGCAAACGGATTTGTATCCATCCCATAAAATTGTTGTGGTGTTACAAAACCCATTTGCATTTGCTGATTAGTAGACTTACGACGCTGGTAAATTTTATCTAACAACAGCATCTCAATTCGTTTTAATTCTTGATATGCCATGTAGAGAAAATTTCCAGAACCACAAGCCGGATCTAACACCCGATAACTTTGTAATTCCAATTGCAAAGCCGAAAGTTCACCTATAGTCGTAGCCTCTTCAATTCTTTCTTCCCAATATCTACTAATAGTTGGGCGAACAATTTTCATAATGTCCGCTTCGGAGGTAAAATGAATTCCGCGTGCATGACGCTCTTTTTTATCTACCGTACCTTCAAATAAATTCCCGAAAATTGCCGGACGTACTTTACTCCAATCTTCCCGCGCTGATACATCCAAAAAATTCAATTCTTCCCGCGTCAAATCAATTCCATGAATCAGCGAAAATAAACCGCCGTTAAAATAATCTACCCCTTTATAACGTCCCGCTGGCGTAATTCCTGGCTGATTCATTTCCCGAAATAAACCACCCAATACATCATAAGAACTTGCCCCTTTCATGCAATCCTGAACACAGGAAATAAACATATCACGCGGTAATAATTGCCTATCTTCAGCAAACATCGCTAGCACGCATTGCAAAATAAACCGCTGCGCTGTCAACTTCTCAATTTTGCGCTTTTCCAACTCCAGCAGCAGTTCACCCATGCGG harbors:
- a CDS encoding bacteriocin; translation: MSNIKITDVQPAEIVDELFTELTDEQLSQISGGAISYQGSDGTKVFVGGGTVQYVGSNGERGYYGKGVGYYIEG